One genomic region from Spirosoma sp. KCTC 42546 encodes:
- a CDS encoding 3-hydroxyacyl-CoA dehydrogenase → MELNSSTAIVSGGASGLGEATTRMLVANGANVVILDLNDERGNALAEELGATVRFAKTNVTDEADVQTAVNMAIGTFGRLDININCAGVAEARKTVGKVDGVYGAHSLAAFQKVISINLIGTFNVIRLAALAMEHNTPTSEGERGVIINTASVAAYDGQIGQAAYAASKGGIVGMTLPIARDLARSGIRVMTIAPGLFETPLLAALPEEARLSLGQQVPFPSRLGRPSEYAMLAKSILENPMLNGEVIRLDGAIRMAPK, encoded by the coding sequence ATGGAACTAAACTCATCAACCGCCATCGTTTCCGGAGGTGCTTCTGGCCTGGGCGAAGCCACCACCCGAATGCTGGTAGCCAACGGGGCCAATGTTGTTATTCTGGACCTGAACGACGAGCGAGGCAATGCACTTGCCGAAGAACTAGGGGCAACCGTTCGCTTTGCCAAGACGAACGTTACCGATGAAGCCGATGTACAAACAGCCGTCAATATGGCCATTGGCACGTTTGGCCGTTTGGACATTAACATCAATTGCGCGGGCGTTGCCGAAGCGCGCAAAACAGTTGGCAAAGTTGATGGGGTGTATGGCGCGCACTCGCTGGCGGCTTTCCAAAAAGTCATTTCCATTAACCTCATCGGAACCTTCAACGTTATTCGGCTGGCGGCACTAGCCATGGAACACAATACCCCTACTAGTGAAGGTGAGCGGGGTGTTATTATCAACACGGCTTCCGTAGCCGCTTACGACGGCCAAATCGGCCAGGCGGCTTATGCAGCCTCAAAGGGAGGTATCGTGGGCATGACGCTACCCATCGCCCGCGATTTAGCCCGGTCTGGAATCCGGGTCATGACCATTGCCCCCGGTCTGTTTGAGACACCCTTACTAGCTGCCCTTCCCGAAGAAGCCCGACTATCATTAGGGCAGCAGGTACCGTTCCCTTCGCGACTTGGACGTCCATCGGAATACGCCATGCTGGCTAAAAGTATCCTCGAAAATCCGATGCTAAACGGCGAAGTGATCCGACTCGATGGCGCTATTCGGATGGCTCCGAAGTAA
- a CDS encoding FAD-dependent oxidoreductase produces MNGFVFASSISRSAFAGVILLSQFSSLLYAQPVHVVDVCVYGGTSAGVIAAYSAKKAGKSVVLIEPGLHLGGMSSGGLGATDIGNKQAITGLSRDFYRRVGRHYGKPEQWTFEPHVAETIFKQYLQEAGVAPLYAYRITSAEVIANKIKRIKLERVLAQWYTKDQQSNSVPSPETQTIEAKQFIDCSYEGDLMARAGVAYTVGREASSQYNEPLNGVQFRDKHQFPDGVDPYNQPGKPESGIVWGIGPASLAPNGTADRTVQAYNFRLCLTDDPANRIPITRPDGYDSTKYELLLRQIAQKIPKELTWNLMHFVMMPNHKTDINNCGGFSTDMIGANYDYPDADYARRDQIIREHEQYTKGLFYFIGHDPRMPKHLRDEMLQWGYPKDEYQDNNNFSPQLYIREGRRLIGEYVMTQANCEGKVVVPDAVGMAAYTMDSHNCQRFIVNDRNGIPMVRNEGDVQVGGFPPYPVSFRAIIPKKGSVQNLLVPVCLSASHIAYGSIRMEPVFMVLAQSAAQASCLAIDDKKAIQDIDVPKLQRLIQAQSQQLTK; encoded by the coding sequence ATGAATGGGTTTGTTTTTGCTTCGTCAATCAGTCGATCCGCTTTTGCAGGGGTCATCCTGTTATCCCAATTTTCGTCTCTCTTGTACGCACAGCCAGTACACGTCGTCGATGTGTGTGTGTATGGAGGCACGTCAGCAGGCGTGATTGCGGCTTATTCGGCCAAAAAAGCGGGTAAGTCGGTTGTGCTGATTGAACCGGGTCTTCATCTCGGCGGTATGTCATCGGGTGGTTTGGGAGCAACCGATATTGGCAACAAGCAGGCAATCACGGGTTTGTCCAGAGATTTTTATCGGCGCGTGGGTCGGCATTATGGCAAGCCGGAACAGTGGACATTTGAACCGCACGTTGCCGAAACAATTTTCAAGCAGTACCTACAGGAAGCTGGCGTTGCCCCTTTATATGCCTACAGAATCACATCTGCCGAAGTCATAGCGAACAAGATAAAGCGGATTAAACTCGAACGGGTTCTGGCACAGTGGTATACAAAAGACCAGCAATCGAACAGTGTACCTAGTCCTGAAACGCAAACGATTGAGGCTAAACAATTTATTGACTGCTCTTACGAAGGCGATCTGATGGCCAGAGCAGGCGTAGCCTATACGGTTGGGCGGGAAGCGTCCAGCCAGTATAATGAACCCCTCAACGGCGTGCAGTTCCGGGACAAGCACCAGTTTCCCGATGGCGTAGATCCCTACAACCAGCCCGGCAAGCCCGAAAGTGGAATAGTGTGGGGCATTGGCCCGGCCTCACTGGCACCCAACGGCACTGCCGACCGAACGGTACAAGCCTACAACTTCCGCCTGTGCCTGACCGACGACCCGGCCAATCGCATTCCGATTACCCGTCCGGATGGATACGATTCCACCAAATACGAATTACTGCTACGGCAAATCGCCCAAAAGATACCGAAGGAGTTGACCTGGAATCTGATGCACTTTGTGATGATGCCCAATCATAAAACCGACATCAACAACTGCGGTGGCTTTTCAACGGATATGATCGGGGCCAATTACGACTACCCCGACGCTGACTACGCCCGACGTGACCAGATCATTCGGGAGCACGAACAGTATACCAAAGGGCTCTTTTACTTCATCGGGCACGATCCGCGTATGCCGAAGCACCTGCGGGACGAAATGCTTCAGTGGGGTTATCCCAAAGATGAATACCAGGACAACAATAACTTTTCGCCCCAGCTATACATCCGCGAAGGTCGGCGGCTCATCGGCGAATACGTAATGACCCAGGCCAATTGCGAGGGTAAAGTCGTTGTACCGGATGCGGTTGGTATGGCGGCTTACACGATGGACTCGCACAATTGCCAGCGATTCATTGTGAACGACCGCAATGGCATACCGATGGTTCGGAACGAGGGCGATGTGCAGGTCGGTGGGTTTCCGCCTTATCCCGTTAGTTTCCGGGCCATTATTCCGAAGAAAGGCAGTGTACAAAACCTGTTGGTACCGGTTTGCTTATCGGCCAGTCATATTGCGTATGGCTCTATCCGAATGGAACCCGTTTTTATGGTACTGGCGCAGTCGGCCGCGCAGGCTTCCTGCCTGGCCATTGATGACAAGAAAGCCATACAGGATATCGACGTTCCCAAACTTCAACGGCTCATTCAGGCACAAAGCCAGCAATTAACCAAGTAA
- a CDS encoding YjjG family noncanonical pyrimidine nucleotidase: protein MYKHLFFDLDHTLWDFDRNSAECIAELFDTFRLADAGIPSAEEFSRHFIAINHQLWADYDKNLIEHGYIRQHRFPMVYQALGIDESAVQADLNAEYLKLLPHKTHLLESAREILDYLNGRYTMHIITNGFADIQATKMSSSEIAHYFTHVVTSETASAKKPDPLVFQYAMDISGTTAGESLMIGDNYEADILGAKSVGLDTVFYNPQGKVVDDKPTYDIKHWKELLAIL, encoded by the coding sequence ATGTATAAACACCTCTTTTTTGACCTTGACCACACCTTATGGGACTTTGATCGAAACTCGGCGGAATGCATTGCCGAACTCTTCGATACGTTCCGGCTGGCGGATGCAGGGATTCCGTCGGCGGAGGAGTTCAGCCGTCACTTCATTGCCATCAATCATCAGCTCTGGGCCGATTACGACAAGAATCTGATCGAGCATGGATATATTCGGCAACATCGTTTCCCGATGGTATACCAAGCACTGGGTATCGACGAATCAGCCGTTCAGGCCGATCTTAACGCCGAGTACCTGAAACTACTCCCTCACAAAACTCATCTGCTGGAGTCTGCACGGGAAATCCTGGATTACCTGAACGGGCGCTACACCATGCACATCATCACGAATGGCTTTGCTGATATTCAGGCCACGAAGATGAGTAGCTCAGAGATTGCCCATTATTTTACGCATGTGGTTACCAGCGAAACCGCCAGTGCAAAAAAACCAGACCCGCTGGTGTTTCAGTACGCTATGGACATTAGCGGCACGACGGCTGGTGAGAGTTTGATGATCGGCGACAATTACGAAGCGGATATTCTGGGTGCCAAGAGCGTTGGCTTAGACACCGTATTTTATAATCCACAAGGCAAAGTCGTTGACGACAAGCCTACGTACGATATCAAACACTGGAAGGAACTACTGGCAATTTTGTAG
- a CDS encoding ferredoxin — MKYQKHVFICNNQKAAPKKSCGEAHGNELVDAFKAALAERGLLKEMRAQRTGCLDACAFGPTLVVYPEGTYYGNVQLSDVAEIVDSHLVNNQPVERLKLDF, encoded by the coding sequence ATGAAATATCAAAAGCACGTTTTCATCTGTAACAATCAGAAAGCCGCGCCAAAAAAATCCTGTGGTGAAGCACACGGCAACGAACTAGTCGACGCCTTCAAAGCAGCGCTTGCTGAGCGGGGCCTGTTAAAAGAAATGCGGGCGCAACGAACGGGTTGCCTCGATGCCTGTGCCTTCGGTCCCACCCTGGTCGTTTACCCAGAAGGCACGTATTACGGTAATGTACAACTGTCAGACGTTGCCGAAATCGTTGATAGTCACCTCGTGAATAATCAGCCCGTTGAGCGACTGAAATTGGATTTTTAG
- a CDS encoding RNA polymerase sigma factor: MNRPPASFLELELVSNLKANNQLAFSKLYDQYAAILLGVITKIITDKTEAVVLLETTFRRIRLQLDQFRPDKQPLFLWLLQIARTTALDALKERQQVKAAVLQLAETGKVVSPVWQKTTSTSSIDNHTDSVDPQLKALLDAILFKNCTPEEAAASLGLPVETVRQQLRVAMQQLRTISRT, from the coding sequence ATGAATCGCCCGCCTGCTTCGTTTCTGGAACTGGAATTAGTAAGCAACCTGAAGGCTAACAACCAACTGGCTTTTTCTAAATTGTATGATCAATATGCCGCCATATTGTTGGGCGTTATCACGAAAATAATTACTGACAAAACGGAAGCAGTTGTCCTGCTCGAAACAACCTTTAGGCGTATCCGTTTGCAACTGGATCAGTTCCGGCCAGATAAACAGCCATTGTTTCTGTGGCTGTTACAAATTGCACGAACTACGGCTTTAGATGCGCTTAAAGAACGACAACAGGTTAAGGCCGCTGTGTTGCAACTCGCTGAAACCGGAAAAGTAGTAAGCCCGGTCTGGCAAAAAACTACCTCGACGTCGTCAATAGATAACCATACGGATTCCGTTGATCCTCAGTTGAAAGCATTGCTTGATGCTATTCTTTTTAAGAATTGCACGCCCGAAGAGGCCGCTGCTTCGTTAGGCCTGCCCGTTGAAACGGTTCGGCAACAGTTGCGGGTTGCTATGCAGCAATTGCGTACAATTTCCAGGACTTAA
- a CDS encoding Gfo/Idh/MocA family protein — translation MQANRRKFIKSLSAASALVASEGLAKPFGFPAYIPNLIKVSPNDKIRFATIGMGIQGNYDTMAALRNPDVELVAAADLYTGRLEHAKTAFGKDKDLFTTRDYREILTRPDIDAVLVVTPDHWHDHITIAALKAGKHVYCEKPMVQHLNEGKAVIDAWKKSGKTMQVGSQRISSAAFQEAKRLVEAGDIGAINYIESNNDRFNAIGAWNYSVPPDASPQTVDWDRFLGDAPKRPFDANRFFRWRNYRDYGTGVAGDLFIHLITGVHFVTNTLGPTRIFSSGNLAYWKEGRDVPDVMTSLMDYPKTDKHEAFQMVLRVNFANAGKISNVTRIIGNEGQIEFSEDNLIMTKKKLPIAPGYGNYDSFFTFTEPVQQEFVKQYDAKYPPETRKAEPVKEVKFEAPKDDDAHAKHFGNFFENVRKGSQGTVEDPVFGFRAAAPVLASNESYFEQKVVYWDPVTMTQQNPTAPSATHKKKSATASAKAVAKK, via the coding sequence ATGCAGGCTAACAGACGCAAATTCATAAAAAGCTTATCGGCAGCTTCAGCGCTCGTTGCCAGCGAGGGGCTTGCCAAACCATTCGGTTTTCCAGCCTACATTCCGAATTTAATAAAGGTAAGTCCCAACGACAAAATCCGCTTTGCGACGATTGGCATGGGCATTCAGGGCAATTACGATACCATGGCTGCCCTTCGGAATCCAGATGTCGAACTCGTTGCCGCAGCTGATTTGTACACGGGTCGGCTTGAGCACGCAAAAACGGCTTTTGGTAAAGACAAAGACCTCTTTACAACCCGCGATTACCGCGAAATCCTGACTCGCCCGGATATCGACGCTGTGCTGGTTGTTACCCCCGATCACTGGCACGATCATATTACCATTGCAGCGCTCAAAGCAGGTAAACATGTGTATTGCGAGAAACCGATGGTACAGCACCTGAACGAAGGTAAAGCCGTTATCGACGCCTGGAAAAAATCGGGCAAAACTATGCAGGTAGGCAGTCAGCGCATCAGTAGTGCTGCCTTTCAGGAAGCGAAACGACTGGTTGAAGCGGGTGATATTGGCGCAATCAATTACATTGAATCCAACAACGACCGTTTCAACGCCATTGGTGCCTGGAACTACTCCGTCCCACCCGATGCCTCGCCACAAACCGTAGACTGGGACCGGTTTCTAGGTGATGCGCCCAAGCGCCCCTTCGATGCGAATCGGTTTTTCCGCTGGCGCAACTACCGCGACTACGGCACGGGTGTCGCGGGCGATTTGTTTATTCACCTCATTACGGGTGTCCACTTTGTCACGAATACTCTGGGACCAACGCGAATTTTCTCGTCAGGTAACCTTGCCTACTGGAAAGAAGGTCGTGATGTGCCCGATGTGATGACGAGCCTAATGGATTACCCGAAAACCGACAAACATGAGGCCTTCCAGATGGTGTTGCGAGTCAATTTTGCCAACGCCGGTAAGATCAGCAACGTAACGCGTATTATTGGCAACGAGGGCCAGATCGAGTTTTCGGAAGATAACCTCATTATGACCAAAAAGAAACTGCCCATTGCACCAGGTTACGGCAACTACGACAGCTTCTTTACCTTTACAGAACCGGTTCAGCAGGAATTTGTGAAACAGTACGATGCCAAATACCCACCCGAAACCCGTAAGGCAGAACCGGTAAAAGAAGTCAAATTCGAAGCACCGAAAGATGACGATGCACACGCCAAGCATTTCGGCAACTTCTTCGAAAACGTCCGCAAAGGTAGTCAGGGCACCGTTGAAGATCCTGTATTCGGGTTCCGGGCAGCCGCTCCCGTACTGGCGTCTAACGAAAGCTACTTCGAGCAAAAGGTAGTGTATTGGGACCCCGTTACCATGACGCAGCAAAATCCAACGGCTCCGTCGGCAACCCATAAGAAAAAATCGGCCACCGCTTCGGCAAAGGCAGTGGCGAAGAAATAA
- a CDS encoding sensor histidine kinase, which produces MQRLTQEFVFSNQPRQRLARHGLFWLAWALFFTLTYGFLPANYLIHEGVAWPLALLKGFFISGIDSVLFMPAHMFLTYALLYWVIPRYLLTNRYILAFISIVGLIIATAFLSAVLAKFIVYPVRMALHGRYSGNTFFFAMMAGMRGATTIGGFAAAIKLVKIWYLKQQAYEQIDREKLQAELQLLKSQVHPHFLFNTLNNLYALTLHKSDQSPAVVLKLSELLSYMLYECNASEVPLQKEIAFMRNYIGLEQLRYGDRLDMSVTISGDYQHKLIAPLLLIPFLENAFKHGTSEQVEQAWMHIDLSVQGNQLKFKVINSRESTLEEGVHSGGIGLQNVQKRLKLLYPNRHELRIVAEEETFMVTLSLELGPTLIADFQPVNQLAETT; this is translated from the coding sequence ATGCAACGTTTGACCCAGGAATTTGTCTTCTCCAATCAACCGCGCCAACGGCTGGCACGGCATGGTTTATTCTGGTTGGCATGGGCGTTGTTCTTTACGCTCACCTACGGTTTTTTGCCCGCTAATTACCTGATCCACGAAGGCGTCGCCTGGCCGTTAGCGCTTCTGAAAGGCTTCTTCATTTCGGGTATTGATTCGGTGCTGTTTATGCCAGCCCATATGTTCCTGACCTATGCTCTGCTGTACTGGGTAATCCCGCGTTATCTGCTTACCAACCGATATATCTTGGCATTCATTAGCATTGTTGGGTTAATAATTGCCACGGCCTTTCTTTCGGCGGTATTAGCCAAATTCATTGTTTATCCTGTGCGCATGGCCTTGCATGGGCGGTATTCAGGCAATACGTTCTTTTTTGCCATGATGGCGGGTATGCGAGGAGCAACGACCATTGGTGGGTTTGCAGCCGCTATTAAACTGGTAAAAATCTGGTATCTGAAGCAACAGGCTTACGAGCAAATAGACCGGGAGAAATTACAGGCCGAATTACAACTGCTTAAATCGCAGGTGCACCCGCATTTTCTGTTCAATACGCTGAATAACCTCTATGCGCTCACACTCCACAAATCCGATCAGTCGCCAGCCGTGGTGCTGAAGTTGTCGGAATTGCTGAGTTACATGTTATACGAATGCAATGCGTCGGAAGTGCCGCTACAGAAAGAGATTGCGTTTATGCGTAACTATATTGGGCTGGAGCAGCTTCGCTATGGCGATCGGCTGGATATGTCGGTGACTATTTCTGGCGATTACCAGCATAAACTAATTGCACCGTTGCTACTGATTCCATTCCTGGAAAATGCCTTTAAACACGGCACCAGTGAACAGGTTGAGCAGGCCTGGATGCACATCGATCTGTCGGTTCAGGGAAACCAGCTGAAATTTAAAGTCATAAACAGCCGGGAGTCAACGTTGGAGGAGGGTGTGCACAGCGGTGGTATCGGTTTGCAGAACGTGCAAAAACGATTGAAACTACTATATCCTAACCGTCATGAGTTACGAATTGTGGCCGAAGAGGAAACGTTTATGGTTACGTTATCGCTGGAATTAGGGCCGACACTAATCGCGGATTTTCAACCGGTCAACCAACTCGCCGAAACAACCTGA